A window from Leptospira meyeri encodes these proteins:
- a CDS encoding peptidase domain-containing ABC transporter yields the protein MQSEVRRNLEKIRTVFRSNYLLAELDEVERENLLPFIEVRFVRLGQNLIKANQMPDYIHFVLTGRFGMKQNKEDLSLGRYAFVEVGESIGERITLTKTPSKHDYYALEPSIVLLLPTSRFLKLVESHPEIAEKAKHREEEQEKFHYVRKLSFFEELSPEEIKLILKSIQLVKVQQGDFIFAEGEEGDAAYIVRSGKIQIRTENPTKIISIMRSGDILGEIAIFKQQKRLASAVASEDSDLYKIPGSVFRKVIGVEKGNKLEEIVQSRLLRYSTYKAKEREENTIRPFVSKRFEIRKATKKIYIEQVTTDQLTLAGLVCSELALRTFDKPLPANWKIRIKNELSRNIVPGIFELAIELEKLGFLTKQQHLFTEQLSELENPVFITDDESVPCLLYLYDKVLDAVLISHPIKGVYELSISQFLNMWDGVVLQFSPAPATMSADVSLISFFKELRLLFSPQKSEIRWILVATVFSALLTLSLPYLIRQVVDQVLVFSDRNFLFTIVIGVALAIFFQTLFSLFRNLIAIGLMQSLEYNYFVRFFQHILNLTLPEFRKFETGDFTQRLKENQRILEITQRSGLFLILDLVTLPIYLFILFRLDISLTLVGLFFLIIYSLFVVRSSAKIKKLQQHSFESKKKTTSFFLSLFSGMPLIKAAAMESRYLSKGLNEIARTILTNLRVGKRVHILELMSKFFEQIGLISVIAFGVSDVLDETLSLGSFLAFLVLYSLLMEPIVRLCHVYEDLSELRESRMRLTEIYSLPGEIISQRPFGELPRLTGKITLDHISFRYSETSPNILSDINLEIEAGEKVAIVGRSGCGKSTLMRIMMGTLSPTKGKVFVDSFDLSTLDPEEVRIQFGAVEQNPILFSGTIAENLSKKNPSLNKESLLAGAKLASVDQFVDRFPMLYETKIGESGIGLSGGQRQRLAIARALVTNPSILFLDEPTSALDSETESHIQSQWETVFQDRTVIQISHRLHSTVSADKIIVLDEGHIVEMGTHAELITTKGYYYHLFPTLSEGENDV from the coding sequence ATGCAATCGGAAGTTAGGCGAAATCTTGAAAAAATCCGCACTGTGTTTCGCAGTAATTACTTACTTGCGGAGCTGGACGAGGTAGAACGGGAAAATCTACTCCCTTTTATCGAAGTACGTTTTGTTCGATTAGGGCAAAACTTAATCAAAGCCAACCAAATGCCTGATTACATCCATTTTGTCTTAACTGGCAGATTTGGAATGAAACAAAACAAAGAAGATCTAAGTTTAGGAAGATATGCTTTTGTTGAAGTTGGAGAATCGATAGGAGAAAGAATCACACTCACGAAGACTCCATCAAAACATGATTATTATGCTTTAGAACCTTCGATTGTTCTACTCCTACCCACATCTCGTTTTTTAAAGTTAGTTGAGTCACATCCTGAAATTGCTGAGAAAGCAAAACACAGGGAAGAAGAACAAGAAAAATTTCATTACGTACGTAAACTTAGTTTTTTTGAGGAATTATCACCCGAAGAGATCAAACTCATTCTTAAGTCCATCCAGTTAGTTAAAGTCCAACAAGGGGATTTTATTTTCGCAGAAGGCGAAGAAGGGGATGCGGCATACATTGTTCGATCAGGAAAAATTCAGATCAGGACAGAAAATCCCACGAAAATTATCTCGATTATGCGTTCAGGAGATATCTTAGGTGAAATTGCTATTTTCAAACAACAGAAACGATTAGCGAGTGCTGTTGCTTCCGAAGATTCTGATTTATATAAAATTCCTGGATCTGTTTTTCGTAAAGTCATTGGAGTTGAAAAAGGAAACAAGTTAGAAGAAATTGTTCAATCGCGTTTATTACGTTATTCGACATACAAAGCAAAAGAAAGAGAAGAAAATACAATACGGCCGTTTGTTTCTAAACGTTTTGAAATTAGAAAAGCTACTAAAAAAATTTACATAGAACAGGTTACAACGGATCAATTGACTTTAGCTGGTTTGGTTTGTTCTGAGTTGGCATTAAGAACTTTTGATAAACCTCTGCCGGCCAATTGGAAAATCAGAATTAAAAACGAATTAAGCAGAAATATTGTGCCCGGTATTTTTGAATTAGCAATCGAATTAGAAAAACTAGGGTTCTTAACAAAACAGCAACACTTATTCACTGAACAACTTTCTGAATTAGAAAATCCTGTTTTTATTACTGATGATGAAAGTGTTCCTTGTCTTTTGTATTTATATGATAAAGTTTTAGATGCAGTTCTTATCTCTCATCCAATCAAAGGAGTGTATGAACTTTCTATTTCTCAATTTTTAAATATGTGGGATGGGGTGGTTCTTCAGTTTTCGCCTGCACCTGCAACTATGTCAGCCGATGTGAGTTTGATTAGTTTTTTCAAAGAACTTCGATTGTTGTTTAGTCCTCAAAAAAGCGAAATTCGTTGGATCTTGGTAGCGACTGTTTTTTCAGCTTTATTGACCTTATCATTACCATATTTGATCCGTCAGGTAGTGGATCAGGTATTGGTTTTTTCAGACAGGAACTTTTTGTTTACCATTGTAATTGGTGTTGCACTTGCAATTTTTTTCCAAACATTATTTTCTCTGTTTCGCAATTTGATAGCGATTGGCCTGATGCAAAGTTTGGAATATAATTATTTTGTTAGATTTTTTCAACATATATTGAATCTAACCTTGCCGGAATTTAGAAAATTTGAAACTGGAGACTTTACACAAAGGCTAAAAGAAAATCAAAGAATACTCGAGATTACCCAAAGATCAGGATTATTTCTTATATTGGATTTGGTAACATTACCAATTTATCTTTTTATTTTATTTCGTTTGGATATTAGTCTTACTTTGGTTGGTCTTTTCTTTTTAATTATTTATTCCTTATTTGTAGTTCGTTCGAGTGCAAAAATTAAAAAATTACAACAACATAGTTTCGAATCCAAAAAGAAAACAACTTCCTTTTTTCTTTCCTTATTTTCTGGGATGCCATTGATTAAGGCAGCTGCTATGGAAAGTCGTTATCTTTCTAAGGGGCTCAATGAAATTGCAAGGACCATTTTAACAAATTTACGAGTTGGTAAACGAGTCCATATTTTAGAATTGATGAGTAAGTTCTTTGAACAAATCGGTTTAATTTCCGTGATTGCCTTTGGTGTGAGTGATGTGTTAGATGAAACACTTTCTCTGGGAAGTTTTTTAGCTTTTTTAGTTTTGTATTCTCTTCTTATGGAGCCTATTGTTCGGCTTTGTCATGTGTATGAGGATTTAAGCGAACTTAGAGAGTCAAGAATGCGCCTTACAGAAATTTATTCGTTACCTGGAGAAATCATCAGTCAACGTCCGTTTGGTGAACTGCCAAGATTGACAGGAAAAATTACTTTAGATCATATTAGTTTTCGTTATTCGGAAACAAGTCCAAATATACTTTCTGATATTAATTTGGAAATTGAAGCGGGCGAAAAAGTTGCAATCGTAGGAAGGAGCGGTTGTGGGAAATCAACATTAATGCGAATTATGATGGGCACACTTTCTCCCACGAAAGGAAAGGTTTTTGTTGATTCTTTTGATCTCTCTACCCTAGATCCAGAAGAAGTAAGAATTCAATTTGGTGCAGTCGAACAAAATCCAATATTATTCTCTGGTACGATTGCAGAAAATTTATCCAAGAAGAACCCATCTTTAAATAAAGAATCATTACTCGCTGGTGCAAAGTTAGCTTCCGTAGATCAATTTGTAGATAGATTTCCAATGTTATACGAAACAAAAATTGGAGAATCTGGAATTGGACTTTCCGGTGGGCAAAGGCAGCGATTGGCAATTGCAAGGGCACTTGTAACAAATCCAAGTATTTTATTTTTGGATGAACCTACTTCTGCTTTAGATTCTGAAACAGAATCACATATCCAATCACAATGGGAAACCGTATTCCAGGATAGAACAGTCATTCAAATCTCACATAGACTCCATAGTACCGTAAGTGCTGATAAAATTATAGTGTTAGATGAAGGTCATATTGTTGAGATGGGAACTCATGCAGAGTTGATTACTACAAAAGGATATTATTATCATTTATTCCCAACATTAAGCGAAGGGGAGAATGATGTTTAA
- a CDS encoding HlyD family efflux transporter periplasmic adaptor subunit: MQATGSIRPKGNYHVVEALETGTLTNLYVKSGDFLKKGDPIMELEFSEQQIELSKDANNLDYEEKKLQRLVRNKREAEKILKNLAYNLENNSGSALSGGVLNKFVSLKKAHMDFQNGVGAKFIYDQSLLEFNEEFGNLKDEIQREENIISSLRGDTKLKRERVANAIIRMPFSGIIGELSVNNVGQNIIRGQTVASLMEEGQPLEAIVEVSSKDIGAVRIGLSSIIKVKAFHQNDFGVVEGTVSQIIPNTKEKDSFSVVLILGTQDLNQDGKEFQLFPGLKVVADIVIDRKSIYQILFRYADPRN, translated from the coding sequence GTGCAAGCAACTGGGTCGATTCGACCAAAGGGAAACTACCATGTAGTTGAGGCATTAGAAACGGGAACGCTTACAAATCTATACGTAAAATCAGGGGATTTTCTTAAAAAAGGAGATCCCATTATGGAGTTAGAATTCTCTGAACAACAAATTGAATTATCGAAAGATGCCAATAACTTAGATTATGAGGAGAAGAAGTTACAAAGGTTGGTGCGTAATAAACGCGAAGCCGAGAAAATTTTAAAAAACTTGGCCTATAATTTGGAAAACAACTCTGGATCTGCCTTATCAGGTGGAGTATTAAATAAATTTGTCAGCTTAAAAAAAGCTCACATGGATTTTCAAAATGGTGTTGGAGCTAAATTTATTTATGATCAAAGTTTATTGGAGTTTAATGAAGAATTCGGAAATTTAAAAGATGAAATCCAAAGAGAAGAAAATATCATTTCCAGTCTTAGAGGGGATACAAAGTTAAAAAGAGAAAGAGTAGCTAACGCAATCATTCGGATGCCTTTTTCTGGAATCATTGGCGAACTCTCAGTAAATAACGTCGGACAGAATATAATAAGAGGACAAACTGTAGCTTCTTTGATGGAAGAAGGTCAGCCATTAGAAGCAATTGTTGAAGTTAGTAGTAAAGATATTGGAGCAGTTCGTATTGGGTTATCATCAATTATTAAAGTTAAAGCATTTCATCAAAATGATTTTGGTGTAGTGGAAGGTACTGTTTCTCAAATTATTCCTAATACAAAAGAAAAGGATTCATTTTCTGTAGTGTTAATTCTTGGAACGCAAGACTTGAATCAAGATGGTAAAGAATTTCAATTATTCCCTGGATTGAAAGTAGTGGCAGACATTGTCATTGATAGGAAAAGTATTTATCAAATTTTATTTCGTTATGCGGATCCTAGGAATTAA